CTGCGCTTCATCGTAGAAGGAGCAGGCCCCCTGCCCAAAGAGCTTGGCGGCCTCCACGGCAAAGCGCGCGGCCTCCTCGACGTCGTTTGCGTGCGTGGCACCCGTGGCGCAGCCGGCGACCATCTGCTCGGTGACGATGGCCACGCCCACGACGGGCGCATCCGTAGCGGTGGCGGGCTGCAGGATGCTGTTGAGGTGATAGAGGTCGTTGCCGTACGGCGTGACGTCCTGCTGCGAGAGGGCGAAGACCACGGGCATCTTGCCCGTCACGCGCGTCATGACGTCCATGAGGTCATCGGAGACGGACAGGAGGTAGCCCTGCATGACCGTGGGGGAGATCGCGATGCCGTTGACGTTGATGATGCGGTTGCCCTTGGTGGTGTCGATGGAGACGATGGCATCCATCTGCTCGTCGACCTCCATCTGGTTCATGGTCTCCATGTCGATGGGCGAGTCCATGAAGGGGACCGGCTCATGCGGCAGCGTGGGAGCGTCCGGGCAGACGTGCGTGGCCACGATGACGTCGCCCGTGAGCACGTCTCCCGCCTCGTGCATCTCCGCGAGCTTGAGTGCCGCCGCGAGGGCCGCGAGCGCGCCGTCGCCGTCGGAGACTGCGCCGATTAGCTCGGGACGGGCCCCTATGCCGCCGAGACGCCCAACGATGCCCAGCGTGGGGGCACTACCACCCGATGACTTGCCGGACGTTCCAGGGATGAGGACCTTGATGCAGTCGGTGCCGCCCCGCTCGCCGCCTATGCGCTCGACGGTCACATCGGTCGCCCCGTGGGAGCGCAGGAAGCCCTCCACCTCTTCTCCGGAGGCGGCGGGCTTGTCGAGAAGGTCATAGATGTCGAGCACCTGGCGAAGCAGCATGGGATTCCCTCCAAGAAGCGACGAGTCAACACGAGACAGTGTAGTACCCGGAGCAAAGGTGAGGGGAGTGGGGGGGCGGCGGCGCAACTCATGTGAAAGTGGGATGACTCCGAACCGAAACAGAGCGCCCCCCGATGTTTCGCATGAATGAAATAAACATCCCCTCGTAAGTCACATGACGTTGCCGATGTCATCCTTCTTGGCAAAGACTGCCTTGGGGCGACGAAGGACGCTCCCGGTCGATGAACGCGTAAACAAAGGGAGGGACTGTCATGAATAACCAGAACGAGGACGAGGTCGGAGCTCTTATCGAGCAAGGGTGCCTTTCGAGGCGGAATTTTCTGCGGACCGCCGGCCTCTTTGGCCTGGGCGCGGCCGCTGTGGGCCTTGCGGGGTGCAGCTCCGATGACGGCACCACGTCTGATGCGGCCACGTCAGGCGAGCAGGCGTCCGGTGGCACGCTCGTGATTTCTCTTCCGTCTTCGCCCAAGTACCTCGATCCGATCCTGTACACGGGTACCTACGAGTCCCAGATCATCAACAGCGTCTGCGATACCCTCGTCGAGTACAAGACGGACCTATCCGAGATCAGCACGAGTCTTGCCACGGAGTGGACCATCAGCGACGACGGTCTCACCTACACCTTCACGATTCGCGACGACGCCAAGTTCCAGCCCGGCGAGTACCAGGACGGTCGCGTGGTGACCGCCAACGATGTCAAGTACTCCCTCGAGCGCTCGGCGAACGAGTCCTCCATGAACCGTCTGAGCATGCTCGACCACTGCAACGTTGTGAGTGACACGCAGGTCGAGTGCGTCCTGACCTCTCCCGCCGCGTCGTTTCTCACCGCCCTCACGGACGCGGGCAACGTTATCGTCCCGCAGGAGGAGGTCGAGGGATGGGGAGACTCCTTCGGCGATCACCTCGTGGGCAGCGGACCGTTCGCGCTCGAGCAGTTCGCGAAGGACCAGCAGTCCGACCTCACGCGCCACGACGGCTACTGGGGTCCCACGCCCTACCTTGATGGCGTGACCGTCAAGGTCGTCACCGACATGAACCAGGCCGCAAACGCGCTCGCCACGGGCGAGGTCGACATGGCCACCTCGCTGACCGGCGAGGCGGTCCAGACGGTCAAGAACAACACCGACCTCACG
This is a stretch of genomic DNA from Thermophilibacter immobilis. It encodes these proteins:
- a CDS encoding DUF1177 domain-containing protein — encoded protein: MLLRQVLDIYDLLDKPAASGEEVEGFLRSHGATDVTVERIGGERGGTDCIKVLIPGTSGKSSGGSAPTLGIVGRLGGIGARPELIGAVSDGDGALAALAAALKLAEMHEAGDVLTGDVIVATHVCPDAPTLPHEPVPFMDSPIDMETMNQMEVDEQMDAIVSIDTTKGNRIINVNGIAISPTVMQGYLLSVSDDLMDVMTRVTGKMPVVFALSQQDVTPYGNDLYHLNSILQPATATDAPVVGVAIVTEQMVAGCATGATHANDVEEAARFAVEAAKLFGQGACSFYDEAQFAHLVGLYGPMSRFQSSGNAEQRNRQERV
- a CDS encoding ABC transporter substrate-binding protein; amino-acid sequence: MNNQNEDEVGALIEQGCLSRRNFLRTAGLFGLGAAAVGLAGCSSDDGTTSDAATSGEQASGGTLVISLPSSPKYLDPILYTGTYESQIINSVCDTLVEYKTDLSEISTSLATEWTISDDGLTYTFTIRDDAKFQPGEYQDGRVVTANDVKYSLERSANESSMNRLSMLDHCNVVSDTQVECVLTSPAASFLTALTDAGNVIVPQEEVEGWGDSFGDHLVGSGPFALEQFAKDQQSDLTRHDGYWGPTPYLDGVTVKVVTDMNQAANALATGEVDMATSLTGEAVQTVKNNTDLTLNQTPGLHVAYVYMNQVNGPTADQRVRKAIIMAVNREDLTKGVYPYGEAVEASLPLPTGSWGYDSSLEADVPSYDPEGAKQLLEEAGYGDGLSLNLYISNTEARLKMATILQQSLKENLGIDLTINPADWGTFSAVAAAGQADLYGMSWTWYPDPYFFLNKLFSSSEVGALGNGAGFSHEEVDDLLAKALEVTDQGARADYYKQALKAIVSYDPMLVYASENVNTGMTGSVQGYVQRSDGKVLITNQQVNISKS